The DNA region CCCTATTTACTGGTACTACTGTCATGCCCAACGTTATACCTTTCGTCACACTTGACATCATGATTCTACTTACTTCATGCTTCTCTAGGAACAATAACAGACATCAGagaatatcaaatgaaatgcgCTGGACATGAAAGCTCCAGTAATCTGTTCAGGATGAAGTGGAGAAGAACATCTGCACTTCTACGAGCTAGCTAGCATGCACGGTACACCGCGGTGTTTTCACTGCTTTCTCAAAACAAGGCATGAAGTATGGCACACCTTCTTAGTCAAAattattataaaacaaaaaataattttctttcctttcaaacaatgaaacttttattttctgtttgttttctcaTTAGAATAAATTTTTTGTTATCAAATACTTTTCTAACGAAAAATTCCTTATTTGTCTTAAAAAAGATATAGTTTACAAACTTCTTATACAATGCATATCGGCATTCCATATGCTATTGCTTGCGCAATTCTGAAAAACATGCAGTAGGTACACAATCCATGCAATAGCAATTCGGCGTTGGTATGTGTTCATTCATACATCCTCTGCACACCACATTTCGATCATTAAGTGAACTTACCCTGAGAGCTGAGAGATTAAATTACATTAATTTATAGAACCTCTTAGTAGGTACCACTCCCCTCAATTTCGTGACGGTAAAACGAAAAGCCAACGAAATTATTTCAGTCCTTCAACCTCAAAGTCAAGACTGACTGATCTGAGAGGGAACTGTCGTGTTTACAGactacacacgtacacacacaaccAGACAGGTTAGTGAACGAACCCGAAGCATGCGCATGTGGCTGCGGCTGTGGCTGCGGCTGAGTGTTGACTGTTGTACTGGCAGTGTTAGGTGTGTTTTAGTACTGTGGTGGTGGTACATTTATGCCTGGTGTAAATTTGTTTCAACCATCAGTGCAATGTATGGTTACTGAGAAAGCATGAACATTTGTAATAcacgcagtggcggatccaggcggggtGCGCACCTGCACCTCctttattatttaaaaaaaaaaaaaaaaaaaaaaaaaatgggggtgggggtattTGTCCCCCCTTTAATAAAGGCACCACCTCCCCCCGTTATGGAATTCTTGGATCTGCCCCTGACACAGAATGTCAACTagatattatcaatatcatacgTAGTAACATATTAAACCCCTCaacctgaaaatgaaaatgtagacACTAGActagtcatattttttttttatgttttattctaAATTACTGAAGTATAAATATAAATGTAacagttacatgtatacacaggCCAGTTAAATTTTACTGTAAAAACGTGATAGGCTCCACATGGCGTCTGATACTGAAGTGTGGTTGGATGTACTACTTATTGGCCACTTTTTgattaaatacattgtaaatttacATTTGTATCTTAGAAAATATCCTTCAGTTTCACCTTGATTTCTTTTCACTCAAGGCAGAAAATACCGCAGATTCATATCCCAGGGCAGGCTCAGTTTGTTGAGTTGTGCTGTATGTGCAGATTTCTTGGTGACAAATGCAAGTGACATTTTTTACTGTGCACCAGCGCAAGCTCATCATTTCAATCGACCCTCGTTCTCCCATTGAAAAGCATGTAAATTTGGTGAATGGCATATATGTGTCAACACTATCAATAATGTGTATTTCTTATgaggattttcttcaattctttttcctcctgtttCCTCAGGTTATTTACCTGTATCCCCATGATTTCTCTCgatttgtattcatgttcaAATGTTCCAGCGTATTGCGCATCCCACACATGCTGTAAAacgaatgttcgcgtgcattttgattttgcgaatttcgcgagcagcaacattcgtgaaattaaaatgcacacgaaagttcttgcctacacaatatgcattggatgccagtggcaagtaGCGAAAATTTCATCCTGCGAGTAAGGCTGTCGGCTCTAATCCGCTAagttttcatgccgcgaatatatcgtgtCTTACAGTACCATTGCGCGAGGGGGGTCGATCTAAAACAGGTGGTTGATGAGTAGTAGACTtactatacaaatgtacaacagTTTACATAGGCCTAGGTGTAATTAttctattaatttctttcaaACCTGCTTGAAAAggctttttcatttcttccttttaATGTAGTACATTTGCTCTAAGTTACCTTCCCTTTATTTCTCCCACATTATTGTACagtattttgtttctttatgcTCAAATGTACCTAATGAATTTTTtattgtgtggtttttttttttcttcttctttttttgtatagCATGAAGTATGCAACACCAAGGCTGTGGACTGGAATGAAGTGGTTGCTGTATGCCGAAATTGGATTATTTGGAGCTGCATACTATGTTTGGCACAGAATGAACACAAATCAAGGTGATTTTGAGTTTTCTTTGTATTCAATATGATACAAGGTTTGCCAAAGTGCAatctcttcaaaatgattttgaaaaattTACATGGGTcctacaactgaaaaaaaaaaaaatcctctcttGAAATTGAAACCATTGTCTTGAGTACATGTATGCCTTAAAGGAAGACTAAAGAAACTATTGTCAGTGAAAGAAGTTCAAgagaattgaaatgattttgccaAAGGGTGTTCATGAGATGCATTGCAACCTCAGGAGACTGTGTTGATCCTGTGATGATGATGTACCTTTTGTCAAATTTCTCCTTTGCTGTCTGTATATACAAGAGATCAAAACATGACCATGTTATTACTTCATTGTGACCCTGTCCTAATGGGTCCTGTGCCAAATTGTTGGGTGTTTAAGATTCCTTTAGGGACTGATCAGAATTACTGATGAACAGCCAAATACAGTCAACCATGCCTATTAAGTTGAATCAGGAGGGAATAGCtttgatttaaagaaaatttgacaataaggtactaaaatcaaatataaagagaagaagacTTCAAAAGACCTTCGAATTAGACGATTATTTGATTTATGTGAGGTCAACTCGAGCAAGGTTGACTGCATACGCATAACTTTTTTGAAACTTTTAGCATCATTCAAACTTGCATGGATCTGTTTCTTTAGTATGCATCATTCTGAGGCatgaattgataaaacaataacaTCTACAAGAAATCCATGACCTTGCGCAAGGAGATGGTCAGTTGTTGCAAATGGTTCAGAAACATAGTGGAATTCACAGTTTAACATTTTCAATAATGGTCCCCTGTTTCCAGGTACTTCGTCTTTCTAATGCCAGTAGATTGATGGGGACTTACACTAGTACTCTGCATTCTTTGCTTCTTTCCAGATTTTAGGAAACATATGCATGAAAAACACCCAACCGTATTAGAAGGTGAGTTTGTTGAACTGGAGGGTTATATGCTTGAAATATGTTTTAAACATTACTGAGTTATCTTTGTGCttgatattcattttgatacatGTGTTTAACTGTCAATTTTACAATGAACACATCTAGACATGAGTACTGCAAGTCAAAGGTGGCCTAAGtttgcttttcttcttttttttctctcaatttttaagtgggaaagggggggggggggcacctgaAATCTGAAAGGCATTCTTCATGTGTTGGAATTATTGAGGGATATCTACATAATGTAttacgatttaaaaaaaaagacaacttatGATTGTACAATTACAACAGTACAGTACTTTATTTTAGATTTCTGTGAAAAAAGAATACCTAGCAAGAAAAGGTTTTCGTAGGCAGGTTAAATACAATTTAATGCAGAAGCAGAGAACTGCCCATTTTGATGTTACTGACAAATTTTCCAATAAGATTCTGTGTTCCTTTTGTATGGATGAACACCTCGTTACCATTGCATCATCATTCATCAACCCCACAGTGTTCTACAGAGCTGCAGAATTTGGTGGCGTTAAGGATGCCAGGGTCAATGATTATGCAACGTGGGGCGTCGAAAACCAGTCATCAGCACGGGAGTCATGACGGACTACCCAAGAACCACTCACTTTATGATGAGTCTTGTGGTTTGACATGTAGACTTGGGACTCTCAATTTGCTGACATGAATTAGCATCACATGGAATAAAAGCAGTCTTAAGGTTTCACTCAAAATTGTGACGACAGCATTGGAAGCCTGGCATTGCCAACTTCTTATGATGTTTTGAGACACCTGTGGAATGACAGCAACTGAGCTCTAGATAGAAGAAGTATTGCAGGAATATCAACCATTAAGGTGGGGGAAACATGAATACCTGCCGATTTGAAAAAGTCATATTATTTTGTGCACCACAGCCATTGCTCTATGTACAGTAATACATGGTAAGTGGATGCATTTAGAATATGCCAAGACCAGACTTCACACAACATGAAGTTTGCCTGGATTGTTGATGTTAGTTGTTTGTCTCTCTTTCCTTCGACTCCTGGGGCCTTATCAATAAACCAAGAGGGGAAAAATCAACCCTGTATGTGAAATACTGTATTGGTAGATGAAAAAAGATACAAAGTATGAAAGTGATGATTTTTATATATGAAACAGAGTAAGGGTTTTTAAAGTCACCATTTAAGAAAAGTAGGACTTATTGCCAATTTAATGCTCATGATTGTTGTGAAGAGAGGATAAATGCTTTGTTAGACAAAGTGATTTGACAGCAAggtcttacatgtacatgtacattgtacatatacatgtaccaataaTTTTGTACCTGTACTTCTGAGAGCTTACACGCTAGTTGTGTGTATGGCCCATCAATACCATGTAGTTTAtcttcaaatttattttgagcCTTGGGTTTGTGTCTCAGagtaaaagaatgaaaaataaaatccctTTTGCCTTCTTTTTAATTGTGGATTTTCATTCATAGATGTGCTGTGAAATAGATGCACAATGTTGTATTTATAAAGATAACGAATGTGAAAAGAAATATGCTGCTTCCCGCAATACTTGAATACTTTTTTTCACACTTGACGCAGCAATACAATGTGGTATATTATACATGACTTTAATACTACTTTGTTTTCTCATATTGgcatttgcatttttctttcattgctgAGACCCAGAGTCTGCATTAAGCAGCCTCTGCATTTATGCATTTCAAGTGAGATGGATGATGAACTTCAAGGGAAGAGTCTGTGAACCAAAATAGCTCTGTGTTGAAAAACATCACTCTACACATATTTGACTCGGTCTTGGAACAtttaaatgtacaatataaCTTGCATCAGTCTGAGCGAAGCATAAGTCACCCAGTGCGTGTGTCCTCTTGATCCAGATATATTTTAGCCAGCCATACTGCCTACTTATGGTATGCAGGCTGAGTAGCTCAAGATGGGTACATAATAATACAGTGCATTCAGTGTTGCATGGTGTTGGAAGTAAAAGGCAaagatgaaatgactgagacTACAGTTAAGTGTTGGTTGGTTGAAATAATGCACATGTGTAGATGCAATTAGAATACACATTTGTAATTTTGGTGTATCTTGTTATTGACTTACATTGCAAGTGTTCTCGCTGTGTATTGTGAAGTTGAATACTAGAGGGATGTTGCCCTTGAAATACCATTTTATATGCTGTATTTGAAAGGATTTATTGCAATGACATTGAGACATACTCAAGATTTTATGTGTCTGGGTTCCTTTTAACGTCTTCAATACAGAGTACGCTTATGTGTATGTGGGTATattcagtatgcatgtgtgtgcactGTGCAacgtttgcgtgtgtgtgtgtgtgttttggtgctAGGTTTTGGCAAGCTTACAGAAGTCTTTCTGCcacctaccccctccccccccccctctctctctctctctctccctcttgctCTTTCCTATTACCTAACACTGTAACTGCTGGAAGTGTATGTTTGTTGAAGACAATCAATCATAGATGTCAGCAATATTGTTCTGGTATTTAAATGTCTCTGAATTCCAATCCTTGTCATGTAGAACAAATTGCACTTTGACTGCatacttcacttcacattcacTTGGCACGACATCACACCAGTTTGTAAGCAAAACATATTTGAttccacaacaacaacagcaacgaacacacgcacacacacacacacacacacacaaactattgTAAGTTAATTAACAATTTATTGATCAAGACAGTTGTGCAAATAGATCAAAGTGCAGAAAGAGGGATGAGATTGGTGTCCAGTGTTTGATGTAAAGCGTGATTACTTGACAACGCTAAGAGACATGACAATTATTTAAATGTATCTCGAACTTATGCTAGGATTTTGACGCAGAAGAGGTACATCCATCGTCATAAAGATACAAATaaggggcctgttgcataaaagttactattatggtaactttgccatccaatggtaacttccatggaattcttgattttgattggctgttgagtattgttgccatggagGTTagcattggatggcaaagttactataatagtaacttttatgcaacgggcccc from Diadema setosum chromosome 1, eeDiaSeto1, whole genome shotgun sequence includes:
- the LOC140226969 gene encoding protein CEBPZOS-like, translating into MKYATPRLWTGMKWLLYAEIGLFGAAYYVWHRMNTNQDFRKHMHEKHPTVLEVFYRAAEFGGVKDARVNDYATWGVENQSSARES